From the genome of Periplaneta americana isolate PAMFEO1 chromosome 15, P.americana_PAMFEO1_priV1, whole genome shotgun sequence, one region includes:
- the LOC138715724 gene encoding uncharacterized protein, producing the protein MPKFVTVGADGRVILYDEEKKCQERVYKSSGNAEVCDGHTSRVYAACFHPDNPYEFMTGGWDDTVLYWDIRQPAPSRHLSGIHICGEGLDISATGREVLTCAWQRDNQMKLWDYNSGRLIRDLHPDVENSKLYCGKWLTKDLIIAGGSELNLIRVADVYKDITIAMIQGLPKGVYSLDKGPMEPRRSQVKKVNIKYSTEPKELPKVAFCAGKRIYEFIFK; encoded by the exons ATGCCAAAGTTTGTCACTGTTGGTGCAGATGGAAGAGTGATCTTGTACGATGAAGAAAAAAAGTGCCAAGAGCGAGTATATAAGTCAAG TGGGAATGCTGAAGTTTGTGATGGACATACTTCGCGTGTCTACGCAGCCTGTTTCCACCCAGATAATCCTTATGAATTCATGACTGGTGGATGGGATGATACTGTGTTATATTGGGACATCAGACAACCAGCACCCTCTCGCCATTTATCAGGCATACATATCTGTGGAGAAGGCCTTGACATTAGTGCAACTGGCAGAGAG GTACTAACGTGTGCTTGGCAAAGGGACAATCAGATGAAATTGTGGGATTATAACAGTGGCAGACTTATACGAGACTTGCATCCAGATGTAGAGAATTCGAAG ttgtactgTGGAAAATGGCTGACAAAGGACCTCATAATAGCTGGCGGTTCAGAACTCAATCTAATTCGTGTGGCAGATGTATACAAGGATATT acaATAGCGATGATTCAAGGACTTCCCAAGGGTGTTTACAGTTTAGATAAAGGACCAATGGAACCCCGGCGAAGCCAAGTTAagaaagtgaatataaaatattctaccgAACCAAAAGAACTTCCCAAAGTGGCATTTTGTGCTGGCAAAAGAATTTACGAATTCATATTCAAATAA